The Plasmodium sp. gorilla clade G2 genome assembly, chromosome: 3 region TGAATATAACAAAAGTAGAACAATGTTCTAATGGagcaatatatatacaattattaGATATTCTTTTTCCAAATAAATCAGTTTTACATAAAGCAAAATGGAATGCCAAAATGGAATATGaatgtataataaattataaattaatccAAAGTGTTTTTAATAAACTTggtataaagaaatatatggatGTAgacaaattaataaaaggaaaatatcAAGATAATTTCGAATTCTTACAATGGTTTAAATCATTTTTTGAACGTATTatagattataataatgagcAAGTAATTAATTATGACCCAAtagaaagaagaaaattgTGCCTCTTAGGTGAGAGAGGAGATTATAAGCAACTTAATAATTATCTCCCCGAATGGGCCAAAACTgatataaatgttttaaaagaaaaaaaatatatatatagtgataataatataggaaCAAATTTAAACAAGACCAAAAACTTGGAACATAGGGATAGTGTTAATCGGGAGATTTCTATAGGATGTGGAAAAGGTACATCAAGAGGTATGAACAGTAatattgtaaataataatataaataataatgtgaataatagtgcaaatattaatataaataataatagtgtgtctaataatgtaaataattatattaatagtaatttGTATAGTGCCGTTACATCTTCTACTACAACATcatcaaataataacaataataataataataataataattataataatattaacaaattTGTAAAGAGCGAAAAAGGAACTAtgcatataaatttaaacaatgatcataataacaatataattaatagtaataataatacatcttTGTTATCATCTAacaatgatataaatataaacatacataaaaataaaaatacatctaatcatcataataataatgttaacAAAAGATTGTCTctttcaaataatattttttcgcAAGGTTCTTTATCccattatcataataaagcCAAAATTTTAGAAAGTCAAAAAGATTACAATTCTTTAATGgaccaaaataaaaaattaaaaacacaattagaaaacaaaaatcaagaacttttattaatacaaaataaattaaaagaagaagaaaatgagaaaaaaattcttcactttcaaaaaaatttctattataataaattacgTTTTCTAGAATTGTTATGCAATCAGACTGACGATAGttacatattaatacatGACATACAACAAATCATATATGCTCGTGATAATACTTATTTTCATCACACTGTTTCACTaaaggataaaaataatacagaAGATAATGAATCTATAGAACCTAACAATACTAATGAATTGTCTCTACAACATACTATACCTCATAATGAGTCCCTTACATATAACACTCAAGGTTCGATAGACTACGCCACCTACTGTTCATAAGAGTAggaaatgtaaaaatataaatatatatatatatatatatttatatttatttatgctcattataataaatcttttaataattaatagtctgttaatttaaaatcattatatatatatatatatataattaggatatttcattttttattttttattatttaattttttttttttttttttttttctcatccTCCTTTTTTGGaatattacattttaatacgtggaaagaaaaaaaaaaatttcttttcCATACAaacatattcatataaaaatatttatatatattaacacatataaattttaacaaTATgtgaatttatttatatagacTTATGATAACTACAACCTCATAAATAAGATACATTCAAATACTTTAAGAATTAAGAATAGTATTATAAtaaagttttaaaaaaaaaaaaattacaaaaaaataagaaaaacaattaaaagataaaaatatttatatgcagatattaaaaatatagataatatatatatatcaaaaggtatatattttaaaaatatatatatatatatatatatttatctgtGCAATATTAATAGgccatattatattacaccATGTGAACTATATCCcgtgttattatttttctaatttattaaaatacgGATGTGGAAGTTTAGTTTCAATAACTTCATCTATGATTCCATATTGTTTTGCCTCTAGAgcattcatataataatctcTATCGGAATCTTTTTCAATCGTTTCAACTGACTGGTTTGTAAATGAAGATAGATAATGATATAGAACTTTTTTAAGATAAAGAATTTCTTTTGTTTGTATTTCAATATCTTGTGGATGACCAAAAGCGTTACCAAGAGGTTGGTGTATCATAATTCTACAATTAGGTAAAGACTTTCTTTTACCTTTTTTTCCACTAGCTAAAATGACTGAAGCCATAGATGCGACTAATCCAAATGATATTGTTTGTATATCggatttaatataattaaatatatctagGATGGCTAGTCCCTCATTTATGGAACCTCCTGgtgaattaatatatattttaatatcattatgatttatattatctaaatataataattgacTAATAAGTTCATCTgctgtttttttatttatttcatctgttaaatatatgattctttttttaaaaaaatataatttgacATCTTTTTTCATGTCtttaatatcatcattattcgTGATAATTTGTTGTTCTACTTttgaatatttcttttttcttttttttttattaacttCACAATtaagataattattataattattataattattatttgtgtcattaatattatcattagtaTTGGTATCTTCCATCATTCCTTgatcctttttatttatatattttttttttggatttatattatcatttgatataatacagtcattttttatttcaaaatttaaatcttcgttttttaaaatggatcttttattattttctttttcaatatCTAGGTTATAATTATTTCCAAATGCTGATGAGCTATTATGTGAGTTTATTTTCCttaccttttttttataatttgtatGTCCTTGATCATATTGTAAATTATAAGTTAATATTTTCCCTATGTTTTgtttaataatttcattttttttggatAATGGTATGAATGTTAAAATATTCGAGTtctttatactttttttagtttgtattttcttattttttaataagatCAAAAATAGGaataagaagaaatatatcatttctAAAATAACCAGATTTATGTGCAAACATTCAAAAAGtcaacacaaaaaaaaaaaaaaaagaaaaaaaaaaaaaaaatatatatatataaatatatatatatattatatatttgtatgatTACTTTTACAATAGTTCTAAAAAAGGTAAACATACACTAATGATTTatcattgtatatataaatgttataaataaataaataaatatatatatatatatatatatataatatacactaaacaaaaaaaaaaaaaaatgggatgataaaaaaaaaaaaaaatacaaatattaatatattaaaaataatatacttatataataatgtgtaTCTAGTttaagaaattttttttttttttttttttaaatgctgacttataaatatatatacatatatacatatatatatatatatatatatatatatatatatatatatataaggaaaaaaaaaaaaaaaattg contains the following coding sequences:
- a CDS encoding EB1 homolog, putative, encoding MAEYKDLQTAGKMDSSFFVSRKELIEWVNRYLKLNITKVEQCSNGAIYIQLLDILFPNKSVLHKAKWNAKMEYECIINYKLIQSVFNKLGIKKYMDVDKLIKGKYQDNFEFLQWFKSFFERIIDYNNEQVINYDPIERRKLCLLGERGDYKQLNNYLPEWAKTDINVLKEKKYIYSDNNIGTNLNKTKNLEHRDSVNREISIGCGKGTSRGMNSNIVNNNINNNVNNSANININNNSVSNNVNNYINSNLYSAVTSSTTTSSNNNNNNNNNNNYNNINKFVKSEKGTMHINLNNDHNNNIINSNNNTSLLSSNNDININIHKNKNTSNHHNNNVNKRLSLSNNIFSQGSLSHYHNKAKILESQKDYNSLMDQNKKLKTQLENKNQELLLIQNKLKEEENEKKILHFQKNFYYNKLRFLELLCNQTDDSYILIHDIQQIIYARDNTYFHHTVSLKDKNNTEDNESIEPNNTNELSLQHTIPHNESLTYNTQGSIDYATYCS
- a CDS encoding ATP-dependent Clp protease proteolytic subunit, with product MIYFFLFLFLILLKNKKIQTKKSIKNSNILTFIPLSKKNEIIKQNIGKILTYNLQYDQGHTNYKKKVRKINSHNSSSAFGNNYNLDIEKENNKRSILKNEDLNFEIKNDCIISNDNINPKKKYINKKDQGMMEDTNTNDNINDTNNNYNNYNNYLNCEVNKKKRKKKYSKVEQQIITNNDDIKDMKKDVKLYFFKKRIIYLTDEINKKTADELISQLLYLDNINHNDIKIYINSPGGSINEGLAILDIFNYIKSDIQTISFGLVASMASVILASGKKGKRKSLPNCRIMIHQPLGNAFGHPQDIEIQTKEILYLKKVLYHYLSSFTNQSVETIEKDSDRDYYMNALEAKQYGIIDEVIETKLPHPYFNKLEK